In Lacibacter sp. H375, one DNA window encodes the following:
- a CDS encoding GIY-YIG nuclease family protein, which yields MEKGGAVYIVTNKSHSVLYIGVASDLFTRIQQHREHFYKKSFSDRYNTEKLIYYELSGSIEEAIVREKEIKKWRRAKKEALINKMNPEWKDLWEKVKEW from the coding sequence ATGGAAAAAGGTGGTGCAGTTTATATTGTCACAAACAAATCGCACTCAGTTTTATATATAGGGGTTGCGTCTGATCTGTTTACCCGCATACAACAGCACCGGGAGCATTTTTATAAAAAGAGTTTTTCTGATCGATACAATACAGAGAAGTTAATTTATTATGAGTTGTCTGGATCAATTGAGGAGGCAATTGTAAGGGAAAAGGAAATAAAAAAATGGAGAAGGGCAAAGAAAGAGGCGTTGATTAATAAAATGAATCCTGAGTGGAAGGATTTGTGGGAGAAAGTAAAAGAGTGGTGA
- a CDS encoding Gfo/Idh/MocA family protein — protein sequence MKKLRFLLAGCGTIGERHARLAAENGVLVAVCDIDEKKVKAFSAKYDCYGYTSLKDMLNNEEADALVVCTPNGLHATHSISGLKANLHVLCEKPMAILSVDCKRMINAAATTKKHLLIVKQNRLNPPVAAVKNLLAKNKLGKIYSVQVNCFWNRGAKYYQLSNWRGTKKLDGGVLFTQFSHFIDLLYWFFGEVKTVKGFTANLAHQELIEVEDTGVFSFVTTGGIPGTLHYSTNTKNKNYEGSINILAEKATIKIGGPYLNTIEYQEPVLIDVATLTAGNDANQYKGYQGSMNNHARVYDEFIQVIAGKQKKYVSGEEGIHSVKMIEQFYKAAK from the coding sequence ATGAAAAAACTTCGTTTTTTATTAGCAGGATGTGGAACAATTGGTGAGCGGCATGCGAGGCTTGCTGCAGAAAATGGCGTGCTGGTTGCGGTGTGTGATATTGATGAAAAAAAGGTGAAGGCCTTTTCTGCGAAGTATGATTGTTATGGTTACACCTCGCTGAAGGATATGCTAAACAATGAAGAAGCGGATGCGTTGGTTGTTTGCACGCCAAACGGGTTACATGCAACACATAGCATCAGCGGATTGAAAGCCAACCTTCATGTGTTGTGTGAAAAACCCATGGCTATTTTATCGGTTGATTGTAAGCGGATGATCAATGCTGCTGCTACAACAAAAAAACATTTGCTGATCGTAAAGCAGAATCGCCTGAACCCGCCTGTGGCCGCCGTAAAAAATCTGCTTGCTAAAAACAAACTCGGAAAAATTTACAGTGTGCAGGTGAATTGCTTTTGGAACCGAGGAGCAAAGTATTACCAGCTATCGAACTGGCGGGGAACAAAAAAACTTGATGGGGGCGTGTTGTTTACACAGTTCAGTCATTTCATTGATCTGCTGTATTGGTTTTTTGGTGAAGTGAAAACTGTAAAAGGGTTTACCGCTAATTTGGCGCACCAGGAATTGATTGAAGTGGAAGACACCGGTGTGTTTTCGTTTGTTACAACAGGTGGTATACCGGGTACACTGCATTACAGCACGAATACAAAGAATAAAAACTACGAAGGTTCTATTAATATTCTTGCAGAAAAAGCAACGATCAAGATTGGCGGACCTTATTTAAATACAATTGAATACCAGGAGCCTGTGTTGATTGATGTGGCTACACTTACTGCCGGTAATGATGCCAATCAATACAAAGGATACCAGGGATCGATGAATAATCATGCGAGGGTGTATGATGAGTTTATTCAGGTAATTGCAGGGAAGCAGAAGAAGTATGTGTCGGGGGAAGAAGGAATTCATAGCGTGAAGATGATTGAGCAGTTTTATAAAGCAGCAAAGTGA